A region from the Vicia villosa cultivar HV-30 ecotype Madison, WI linkage group LG3, Vvil1.0, whole genome shotgun sequence genome encodes:
- the LOC131658378 gene encoding SNF2 domain-containing protein CLASSY 2-like, which yields MAPPKKRNLHQWKHPFDSDYPFEAVLSGSWQPVKLIEVSSGKTTLHFMDTRQIQTPLTSSSDIRIGSRKATSSDCSNFLRSGIDISILIGFCHHDDNSYQFSPIPMWIDARINSIHRQPHDESDKCSCQFYVNFYDDQGSLGTEMKTLSKEDTAIGIDQIFILQRLQHNTSEGLLKESNVCEVKPYRWDSSEDCSSLSQTRLILGKFLSDLSWFVMTSFLKKVSFSIRSFQNKLVYQVMGNDTDVTSPFLIDVVNFELKNGSLVPIISQFDAFHDYDGEEDEASPMQTNEIGGLRRSRRRNVQPERYIGCAVEKLAVGNFRTWPYKRGTYVKRNDNSSSDSDSDSDSESEEDDSESDEKVNEAEKTNEVKLGDAEKNDHGDDISSKYDHLTNDIVEAKNNGADVLNSDPCNDQSAISCVKEVDDNATLGRYYSYCREKNLKRKQFDHDLDDIDFGNKWEGICFKNGAQTKRFRWTNISQVHDEQRHKGSRMHADASKEIIDTYMKNFDSLPTEEEKNVNEPWQETSKLEPKEEENTSKSDDEEEESPENLEALWQEMNTALTSSYLLIGNEDSNAAEVSADTEKESKETCEHDFRLEDEIGIYCTRCGFVKTAIRDISEPIMENPKWHKEERQCSGEDKEDKPEPKVEEVDNKDLFLTRANDLDEPISTENENVWELIPELKEQMHAHQKKAFEFLWRNIAGSMQPALMKENSETSGGCVISHAPGAGKTFLIISFLVSYLKLFPGKRPLVLAPKTTLYTWRKEFKKWKIPVPVYLIHARQSSRDLTTLKSTILPGVPKPTSGVKHVLDCINKIQKWNSHPSVLVMGYTSFFSLMRSEETKFEHRKYMAKALRENPGILILDEGHNPRSTKSRLRKCLMKVPTELRILLSGTLFQNNFCEYFNTLSLARPKFVHEVLHELDSKYRRNGEIMKKAPHLLEARARKFFLDNIEKKINSDIDEEKMFGLNLLRKMTTGFIDVYDSGNSSDTLPGLQIYTLLMNTNDEQHEIIQKLQKKMAKSSSYLLEVELLITLGSIHPWLIKTAAACAAKFFTDEELKKLETSKFDLRKGSKVRFVLSLISRVVKNEKVLIFCHNLAPIRFLIELFEKYFQWQNGKEVLLLTGELDLFERGKVIDKFEDPRGSSKVLLASINACAEGISLTAASRVIFLDSEWNPSKTKQAIARAFRPGQQKMVYVYQLLTTGSMEEDKFRRTIWKEWISCMIFSQEFVENPSKWQTEKIEDDILREMVEEDKSKAIHMIMKNEKASTT from the exons ATGGCGCCACCGAAAAAAAGGAATTTACATCAATGGAAGCATCCATTTGATTCTGATTATC CATTTGAAGCAGTATTGTCTGGCTCATGGCAACCTGTGAAACTCATCGAAGTTTCGTCAGGAAAAACCACCTTACATTTCATGGATACTCGAcagattcaaactcctttgacATCGTCATCTGATATTCGGATAGGATCAAGAAAAGCTACTTCATCCGATTGCTCCAACTTTCTTCGATCTGGAATCGACATATCTATTCTAATAGGCTTTTGCCACCATGATGATAATTCATATCAATTTAGTCCTATTCCA ATGTGGATTGATGCTAGGATAAATTCCATACACAGACAACCTCACGACGAATCTGATAAATGTTCGTGTCAATTTTATGTAAACTTCTACGATGATCAAGGTTCACTTGGAACCGAGATGAAAACTCTAAGTAAAGAGGATACCGCGATTGGAATAGACCAAATCTTCATCCTCCAGAGGCTTCAACATAATACTTCTGAAGGCTTGTTAAAAGAAAGTAATGTTTGCGAAGTTAAGCCTTATAGGTGGGATTCATCGGAAGATTGCTCTTCGTTATCCCAAACTAGATTAATTCTCGGGAAGTTTTTATCTGATCTTTCATGGTTTGTTATGACGTCATTTTTAAAGAAGGTTTCGTTTAGTATAAGATCTTTTCAGAACAAGCTTGTATATCAAGTTATGGGAAATGATACCGATGTTACTAGTCCTTTTTTGATAGATGTTGTGAACTTCGAACTTAAAAATGGATCGCTAGTACCTATTATTTCTCAATTTGACGCGTTTCATGATTAtgatggtgaagaagatgaagcgtcGCCAATGCAAACTAATGAAATTGGAGGCTTACGACGCTCAAGACGTAGAAATGTACAGCCCGAACGGTACATTGGTTGTGCTGTTGAGAAGTTGGCAGTTGGTAACTTTAGAACCTGGCCATACAAGAGAGGAACTTATGTGAAAAGAAACGAtaactcttcttcagattcagattcagattcagattcagaatcagaagaggACGATAGTGAAAGTGACGAAAAGGTTAATGAGGCGGAAAAGACCAATGAAGTAAAGTTAGGTGATGCCGAAAAAAATGATCATGGAGATGATATTTCTTCGAAATATGATCATTTGACTAATGACATCGTTGAAGCAAAGAATAATGGTGCTGACGTGTTGAATTCGGATCCCTGCAATGATCAGTCTGCAATATCATGTGTTAAAGAAGTCGATGATAATGCTACTTTGGGACGTTATTATAGTTATTGCAGAGAAAAAAACCTCAAGAGGAAGCAATTTGATCATGATTTGGATGATATCGATTTTGGAAACAAATGGGAAGGGATCTGTTTTAAAAACGGCGCTCAAACAAAACGATTTCGTTGGACAAACATAAGCCAGGTTCACGACGAACAGCGTCATAAAGGAAGTAGAATGCACGCCGATGCCTCCAAAGAAATAATCGATACATATATGAAGAATTTCGATAGTCTGCCAACCGAAGAAGAGAAAAACGTTAACGAGCCGTGGCAGGAAACAAGCAAGTTGGAGCCGAAGGAAGAAGAAAACACATCGAAAAGCGATGACGAGGAGGAAGAGAGTCCTGAGAATTTGGAGGCCTTATGGCAAGAAATGAATACAGCTTTGACATCAAGTTATCTTCTTATTGGGAATGAG GACTCAAATGCTGCTGAGGTTTCGGCTGATACCGAGAAAGAATCAAAGGAAACATGTGAACATGATTTTAGATTGGAAGACGAAATTGGAATATACTGCACCCGATGTGGTTTTGTGAAAACCGCAATACGAGACATTTCTGAACCCATT ATGGAAAATCCAAAATGGCACAAAGAGGAGAGACAATGCAGTGGAGAAGATAAGGAAGACAAACCCGAGCCAAAAGTCGAAGAAGTTGATAATAAGGATCTGTTCTTGACTCGTGCTAATGATCTCGATGAGCCAATATCAACAGAAAATGAAAATGTTTGGGAATTGATTCCAGAACTCAAAGAACAGATGCATGCACACCAGAAAAAAGCTTTTGAGTTTCTTTGGCGAAACATTGCAGGATCAATGCAACCAGCTCTCATGAAAGAAAACTCCGAAACAAGTGGTGGCTGTGTTATATCTCATGCTCCTGGAGCAGGAAAAACCTTTCTCATCATTTCGTTTCTCGTAAGTTACTTGAAACTATTTCCAGGGAAAAGACCATTAGTCCTAGCTCCGAAAACCACACTCTACACATGGCGAAAAGAGTTCAAGAAATGGAAGATTCCTGTGCCGGTGTACCTTATTCACGCCCGTCAATCCTCGAGAGATTTAACGACACTAAAATCAACGATTCTTCCGGGAGTTCCAAAACCTACTAGTGGTGTCAAACATGTTTTGGATTGTATCAACAAGATACAGAAATGGAACTCACACCCGAGTGTTCTTGTCATGGGCTATACTTCGTTTTTTTCGCTAATGAGATCGGAAGAAACGAAATTCGAACACAGAAAATACATGGCTAAAGCATTGAGAGAAAACCCTGGAATCTTGATACTTGATGAAGGACACAATCCTAGAAGCACGAAATCGAGGTTGAGGAAATGTTTAATGAAAGTTCCAACAGAATTGAGGATATTACTTTCAGGCACATTGTTTCAGAACAATTTCTGCGAATATTTCAATACGCTTTCTTTAGCTAGACCAAAATTCGTGCACGAAGTTCTACATGAGTTGGACTCTAAATACAGAAGGAATGGAGAAATTATGAAGAAAGCACCGCATTTACTCGAGGCGAGAGCGAGGAAATTCTTCTTGGATAACATTGAAAAGAAGATTAACTCGGATATTGACGAGGAAAAAATGTTCGGTCTAAACCTGCTGCGGAAAATGACAACCGGATTCATTGATGTTTATGACAGTGGGAATTCTTCTGATACACTTCCTGGTTTACAAATCTATACATTGCTCATGAACACGAACGATGAACAACACGAGATCATACAGAAGCTTCAGAAGAAAATGGCTAAGTCCAGTAGTTACCTTCTCGAGGTTGAACTTCTGATAACACTCGGATCGATACATCCTTGGTTGATCAAAACAGCAGCAGCATGTGCAGCTAAGTTTTTCACCGACGAAGAACTGAAGAAGCTAGAAACAAGCAAATTCGATTTGAGAAAAGGCTCCAAAGTAAGATTTGTCCTGAGCCTAATCTCGCGCGTAGTGAAAAACGAAAAGGTTCTTATCTTTTGTCACAACCTCGCACCAATAAGGTTTTTAATCGAGTTATTCGAGAAATATTTCCAGTGGCAAAACGGTAAAGAGGTTCTGCTACTAACCGGGGAGCTAGACTTGTTTGAAAGAGGCAAAGTGATAGACAAATTCGAAGATCCTCGTGGAAGTTCGAAGGTACTTCTTGCTTCTATCAATGCTTGTGCTGAAGGTATAAGCTTAACAGCAGCTTCTAGGGTGATATTTTTGGATTCTGAATGGAATCCTTCTAAAACAAAGCAAGCTATCGCGCGTGCTTTTCGTCCGGGGCAGCAGAAAATGGTGTACGTTTATCAGTTATTGACAACCGGATCGATGGAGGAAGATAAGTTTAGAAGGACTATATGGAAAGAGTGGATTTCTTGCATGATTTTCAGTCAAGAGTTCGTTGAAAACCCTTCGAAATGGCAAACTGAAAAGATAGAAGATGATATACTGAGGGAAATGGTTGAAGAAGATAAGTCTAAAGCAATTCATATGATTATGAAAAATGAAAAGGCTTCAACAACCTAA